A window from Gossypium raimondii isolate GPD5lz chromosome 7, ASM2569854v1, whole genome shotgun sequence encodes these proteins:
- the LOC105794479 gene encoding uncharacterized protein LOC105794479 isoform X2: MINFFENTVMAMQTGVGLSKILILAGAGYTGTVLLKNGKLLDILGELQSLVKGLEKSGEQANDSDALLAQVRRLSTGMGILAEKYVFKHTRPKRLKSLRIYESHVGMSSPGLGPYSTSIKKVEKEIKEMAKKVNDLCDGGWRSISFMGTDLMV, translated from the exons atgattaattttttcgAAAACACTGTCATGGCTATGCAAACCGGAGTAGGTTTGTCGAAGATCTTGATCTTAGCCGGCGCCG GTTATACGGGTACTGTCCTCCTGAAAAACGGTAAATTATTGGACATATTAGGCGAATTGCAG TCACTGGTGAAGGGACTCGAAAAATCGGGGGAGCAAGCTAATGATTCAGATGCACTTCTAGCTCAG GTGCGTCGTTTGTCAACGGGAATGGGGATTCTGGCg GAAAAGTACGTATTCAAACACACCCGGCCAAAAAGACTAAAATCACTTAGAATTTATGAGTCACATGTTGGAATGAGTAGCCCA GGATTAGGACCTTATTCAACCAGcataaaaaaagttgaaaaggaGATCAAGGAGATGGCAAAGAAAGTAAACGATTTATGTG ATGGTGGCTGGAGGAGTATAAGTTTTATGGGTACAGATTTGATGGTGTGA
- the LOC105794455 gene encoding pectinesterase, with the protein MHNPRVSFRAFLLLFPISAFVLVLLSSAVILKKSPKTTQIGHFHVHNHLQRASSACDGTLYPELCVSTISVLPDLASKSLPELISATLNQTMHEVRLSSANITNIEKKLKSYNTLEEAAINDCLELFDNTMAELKVVRSGLGPKGSSVSENYHDLQTFLSAAMTNQQTCLDGFARSSGNVRSIIKKGLHNISHHVSNSLVMLNKVPGVNKSKPEVFPGYGRVKNGFPTWLSRRDRKLLQASLNETKFDLIVAKDGTGNFTNITDAVSAAPNNSDTRFVIYIKAGAYFENVEVDRKKTMLMFVGDGIGKTVVKASRNVVDGFTTFRSATVAVVGNGFIAKGITIENSAGPSKHQAVALRSGSDLSAFYKCSFVAYQDTLYVHSLRQFYRECDIYGTVDFIFGNAAAVFQACNLYARKPNPNQKNIFTAQGREDPNQNTGISILNSKIAAAADLIPLKSSFKTYLGRPWKEFSRTVIMRSYIDDSVDPAGWLEWNGTFALSTLYYGEYLNRGAGSNTSARVTWPGYRVINSSTEADQFTAGAFIQGNDWLNSTDIPFSLGLIL; encoded by the exons ATGCACAACCCTAGAGTAAGCTTTAGGGCATTTCTCCTTCTTTTTCCCATTTCAGCGTTCGTCTTAGTCTTACTTTCGTCCGCAGTAATTCTAAAAAAGAGCCCCAAAACCACACAAATCGGGCATTTTCACGTCCACAATCATCTCCAAAGAGCTTCCTCAGCTTGCGATGGCACTTTGTATCCCGAACTTTGCGTCTCCACCATTTCCGTTCTTCCAGATCTCGCCTCCAAATCCCTCCCGGAACTCATCTCTGCAACCTTGAACCAAACAATGCACGAGGTCAGACTCTCCTCTGCCAACATTACCAACATTGAGAAGAAGCTCAAAAGTTACAACACATTGGAAGAGGCGGCCATAAATGATTGCCTTGAGCTTTTTGATAATACAATGGCGGAGCTGAAAGTGGTCCGCTCCGGTCTCGGCCCGAAGGGATCATCAGTCTCCGAAAACTACCACGACCTGCAGACATTTTTAAGCGCGGCGATGACGAACCAGCAGACGTGTCTCGATGGGTTCGCTCGTAGCAGCGGAAATGTTAGGAGCATTATAAAAAAGGGCCTGCACAATATCTCTCATCATGTGAGCAACTCTCTTGTGATGCTCAACAAAGTCCCTGGAGTCAACAAATCGAAACCCGAGGTTTTCCCTGGATATGGACGCGTGAAAAATGGGTTCCCAACATGGCTATCTCGGAGAGATCGAAAACTTCTACAGGCTTCATTAAATGAAACCAAGTTCGATCTGATAGTTGCCAAGGACGGCACTGGAAACTTCACCAACATCACCGACGCTGTTTCCGCTGCTCCAAACAACAGTGACACAAG GTTTGTGATATATATAAAAGCCGGCGCTTACTTCGAAAATGTAGAGGTCGATAGGAAGAAGACAATGCTGATGTTTGTGGGAGATGGGATCGGGAAGACAGTGGTGAAGGCTAGCAGAAATGTTGTTGATGGCTTTACCACTTTCCGCTCTGCGACAGTCG CTGTGGTGGGAAACGGATTCATAGCCAAAGGGATAACCATTGAGAACTCAGCAGGTCCAAGCAAACACCAAGCGGTGGCTTTAAGGAGTGGCTCTGACCTTTCTGCCTTTTACAAGTGCAGCTTCGTTGCCTACCAAGACACACTCTACGTCCATTCCCTTAGGCAATTCTATCGCGAATGTGACATATACGGCACCGTTGACTTCATCTTTGGAAACGCAGCTGCGGTTTTCCAAGCCTGCAATTTATATGCTCGGAAACCTAATCCCAACCAAAAGAACATTTTCACAGCGCAAGGAAGAGAAGACCCTAACCAGAACACTGGGATTTCGATTCTGAACAGTAAGATTGCTGCTGCTGCGGATTTAATACCACTAAAATCATCGTTCAAGACGTATTTGGGGCGACCCTGGAAAGAGTTTTCCAGGACTGTTATTATGCGTTCCTACATTGATGATTCGGTGGATCCTGCTGGATGGTTAGAATGGAATGGGACATTTGCCTTGAGTACCCTTTATTATGGGGAGTATTTGAATAGGGGGGCCGGGTCAAATACGAGTGCAAGGGTAACTTGGCCTGGTTATAGGGTCATCAATAGTTCCACTGAGGCAGATCAGTTCACTGCTGGGGCGTTTATACAGGGAAATGATTGGTTAAATTCAACTGATATTCCATTTTCTCTCGGTTTGATACTTTAG
- the LOC105794460 gene encoding uncharacterized protein LOC105794460, with amino-acid sequence MEEKQNGSCRQGRKKAWLISMSSGGGGIERVVALGGALAVASLIAAFSIKKSSCSKKDISTNKEETANVEATDSCKEEDAGEGLRFILQDSSSTLHHNSCCANHGTSKIGVAEIETSKLVFTQSLITLEENTIECERKESVSGQEETLIHDAEQESNAMTGGYGDIEELSLSVGDTENNPMNGVENESNASLEMETIEITIEDEAVDHVDAKQPMAEESSTLQSSLSSKEDDKSSISAGEEDYEEYPLMESLYPAEENEEYPLMESLHPAEENEDEEEYSPLRSSFSVEDNRIDEEEEEEEDDDDDGEYSTKESSFSTEEEKDSLLQSPLSTEDENGENVAGMEEESSEGAWSSSPEPNTEVIWPAEMMGVLSPESKENEMNVSYLEYQMKSKEEPKTAKIETYHYLAKTKFDEKKKIATEELVVMDVRKQHSAAKRQIWFWLGLVVLLLALLVNSLLQSNYVSNSVSFVFPMK; translated from the exons atggAGGAGAAGCAGAATGGGAGTTGTCGGCAGGGTAGAAAGAAAGCTTGGTTAATAAGCATGAGTAGCGGTGGTGGGGGTATCGAAAGGGTGGTTGCCTTGGGTGGAGCCTTGGCTGTTGCAAGCCTCATTGCTGCATTTTCGATCAAGAAAAGTAGTTGTAGTAAGAAAGATATTAGCACCAATAAGGAGGAGACGGCGAATGTGGAAGCTACCGACTCTTGCAAAGAAGAAGATGCAGGTGAAGGGCTACGTTTTATCCTTCAGGATTCCTCTTCAACTCTACATCATAATTCATG ttgTGCAAATCATGGAACATCAAAGATCGGTGTTGCTGAAATTGAAACTTCCAAATTGGTCTTCACCCAAAGTTTGATCACACTG GAAGAGAATACGATTGAGTGCGAAAGAAAGGAGTCTGTAAGTGGTCAGGAAGAGACTCTCATCCATGATGCAGAGCAAGAAAGCAATGCAATGACCGGTGGCTACGGCGATATTGAAGAGCTTTCACTTTCAGTAGGTGACACTGAGAATAATCCAATGAATGGGGTGGAGAATGAGAGCAATGCCTCTTTGGAGATGGAAACCATTGAAATAACGATAGAGGATGAAGCAGTGGATCATGTAGATGCAAAGCAGCCAATGGCTGAAGAAAGTTCAACACTGCAATCGTCTTTGTCATCAAAAGAAGACgataaatcatcaatttcagCAGGGGAAGAAGATTATGAAGAATATCCTTTGATGGAATCATTATATCCAGCAGAAGAAAACGAAGAATATCCATTGATGGAATCATTACATCCAGCAGAAGAAAACgaagatgaagaagaatatTCACCACTAAGATCGTCATTTTCGGTGGAAGATAACCGaattgatgaagaagaagaagaagaagaagatgatgatgacgaTGGAGAGTATTCAACAAAGGAATCATCATTTTcaacagaagaagaaaaagactcATTGTTGCAATCACCACTTTCAACAGAAGATGAGAATGGTGAAAATGTTGCAGGGATGGAAGAAGAAAGCTCAGAAGGAGCATGGAGCTCTTCCCCAGAACCTAACACGGAGGTAATTTGGCCAGCAGAGATGATGGGGGTCCTGTCACCTGAATCCAAAGAGAATGAGATGAATGTTAGCTATCTAGAATACCAAATGAAATCCAAGGAGGAACCCAAAACAGCCAAGATAGAAACATATCATTATTTGGCTAAAACCAAGTTTGACGAAAAGAAGAAGATAGCAACTGAGGAGCTTGTCGTGATGGATGTTCGAAAACAACATTCAGCAGCAAAGAGACAGATTTGGTTTTGGTTAGGTTTGGTGGTACTGCTGCTAGCTTTGCTTGTCAATTCCTTACTCCAATCCAATTATGTCTCTAACagtgtttcttttgtttttcccaTGAAATAA
- the LOC105794479 gene encoding uncharacterized protein LOC105794479 isoform X3 translates to MINFFENTVMAMQTGVGLSKILILAGAGYTGTVLLKNGKLLDILGELQSLVKGLEKSGEQANDSDALLAQEKYVFKHTRPKRLKSLRIYESHVGMSSPGLGPYSTSIKKVEKEIKEMAKKVNDLCGTDVSSFKCKMVAGGV, encoded by the exons atgattaattttttcgAAAACACTGTCATGGCTATGCAAACCGGAGTAGGTTTGTCGAAGATCTTGATCTTAGCCGGCGCCG GTTATACGGGTACTGTCCTCCTGAAAAACGGTAAATTATTGGACATATTAGGCGAATTGCAG TCACTGGTGAAGGGACTCGAAAAATCGGGGGAGCAAGCTAATGATTCAGATGCACTTCTAGCTCAG GAAAAGTACGTATTCAAACACACCCGGCCAAAAAGACTAAAATCACTTAGAATTTATGAGTCACATGTTGGAATGAGTAGCCCA GGATTAGGACCTTATTCAACCAGcataaaaaaagttgaaaaggaGATCAAGGAGATGGCAAAGAAAGTAAACGATTTATGTG GTACTGATGTATCTTCTTTCAAATGCAAGATGGTGGCTGGAGGAGTATAA
- the LOC105794466 gene encoding protein SEED AND ROOT HAIR PROTECTIVE PROTEIN, translating to MGMWITTLWKNHSRSVFAIRWPTFPMLLVVQATKSISISILFFIPSTLLLFSSLVIVAAIDYSQGSESVGKSMPKAKEKPLPIGVEGHILCKSGTSSAVPIQGAVARITCVAVDEFGYETAPFSFSSDATDENGYFFATLTPPEINDKMQLRECKAFLENSPLEACKVPTDVNKGIRGAILNSHRVLDQRKMRLYWVGPFFYT from the exons ATGGGTATGTGGATAACAACTCTTTGGAAGAACCATTCACGTTCAGTTTTTGCCATCAGATGGCCTACATTTCCTATGCTTCTTGTCGTGCAAGCAACCAAGTCCATCTCCATTTCGATCCTGTTCTTTATACCAT CCACTCTGCTGCTTTTTTCATCACTTGTCATTGTGGCTGCCATTGATTACAGTCAAGGGTCAGAGTCTGTTGGCAAATCAATGCCAAAGGCAAAAGAGAAGCCACTTCCCAttggagttgaaggacacattcTATGTAAATCGGGCACTTCATCAGCGGTACCGATTCAAG gAGCTGTTGCAAGGATAACATGTGTAGCTGTTGATGAGTTTGGTTATGAGACAGCACCTTTCTCTTTCTCGAGCGATGCAACTGATGAAAATGGGTATTTCTTTGCAACCTTGACTCCTCCTGAGATCAATGATAAGATGCAGCTTAGAGAATGCAAAGCGTTCCTGGAAAACTCTCCATTAGAGGCTTGTAAAGTTCCAACAGATGTGAACAAAGGGATTCGGGGTGCCATCCTTAATTCTCACCGTGTACTAGACCAAAGGAAAATGAGGCTGTACTGGGTCGGCCCTTTCTTCTACACATAG
- the LOC105794473 gene encoding nardilysin-like isoform X2, producing MKLVVIGGESLDILQHWVVELFSEIRQGSQGKPEFKVEGPVWKAGKLYRLEAVKDVHILELRWALPCLLQAYLKKPEDYLAHLLGHE from the exons ATGAAGTTAGTGGTAATTGGTGGTG AGTCTTTGGATATACTTCAGCACTGGGTTGTTGAATTATTTTCTGAAATCAGACAAGGTTCTCAAGGAAAGCCAGAGTTTAAGGTGGAAGGTCCTGTCTGGAAAGCTGGTAAACTTTACAGGTTAGAGGCAGTTAAGGATGTCCATATCCTTGAATTAAGGTGGGCACTGCCTTGTCTTTTGCAAGCGTATCTGAAGAAACCAGAAGATTATCTGGCTCATCTTCTTGGCCATG AATGA
- the LOC105794479 gene encoding uncharacterized protein LOC105794479 isoform X5, whose translation MINFFENTVMAMQTGVGLSKILILAGAGYTGTVLLKNGKLLDILGELQSLVKGLEKSGEQANDSDALLAQEKYVFKHTRPKRLKSLRIYESHVGMSSPEKVSLHVQSSIRQRIRTLFNQHKKS comes from the exons atgattaattttttcgAAAACACTGTCATGGCTATGCAAACCGGAGTAGGTTTGTCGAAGATCTTGATCTTAGCCGGCGCCG GTTATACGGGTACTGTCCTCCTGAAAAACGGTAAATTATTGGACATATTAGGCGAATTGCAG TCACTGGTGAAGGGACTCGAAAAATCGGGGGAGCAAGCTAATGATTCAGATGCACTTCTAGCTCAG GAAAAGTACGTATTCAAACACACCCGGCCAAAAAGACTAAAATCACTTAGAATTTATGAGTCACATGTTGGAATGAGTAGCCCA GAGAAGGTTTCTTTACATGTGCAGTCTTCTATTCGTCAAA GGATTAGGACCTTATTCAACCAGcataaaaaaagttga
- the LOC105794479 gene encoding uncharacterized protein LOC105794479 isoform X1: MINFFENTVMAMQTGVGLSKILILAGAGYTGTVLLKNGKLLDILGELQSLVKGLEKSGEQANDSDALLAQVRRLSTGMGILAEKYVFKHTRPKRLKSLRIYESHVGMSSPGLGPYSTSIKKVEKEIKEMAKKVNDLCGTDVSSFKCKMVAGGV, from the exons atgattaattttttcgAAAACACTGTCATGGCTATGCAAACCGGAGTAGGTTTGTCGAAGATCTTGATCTTAGCCGGCGCCG GTTATACGGGTACTGTCCTCCTGAAAAACGGTAAATTATTGGACATATTAGGCGAATTGCAG TCACTGGTGAAGGGACTCGAAAAATCGGGGGAGCAAGCTAATGATTCAGATGCACTTCTAGCTCAG GTGCGTCGTTTGTCAACGGGAATGGGGATTCTGGCg GAAAAGTACGTATTCAAACACACCCGGCCAAAAAGACTAAAATCACTTAGAATTTATGAGTCACATGTTGGAATGAGTAGCCCA GGATTAGGACCTTATTCAACCAGcataaaaaaagttgaaaaggaGATCAAGGAGATGGCAAAGAAAGTAAACGATTTATGTG GTACTGATGTATCTTCTTTCAAATGCAAGATGGTGGCTGGAGGAGTATAA
- the LOC105794479 gene encoding uncharacterized protein LOC105794479 isoform X4: protein MINFFENTVMAMQTGVGLSKILILAGAGYTGTVLLKNGKLLDILGELQSLVKGLEKSGEQANDSDALLAQVRRLSTGMGILAEKYVFKHTRPKRLKSLRIYESHVGMSSPEKVSLHVQSSIRQRIRTLFNQHKKS, encoded by the exons atgattaattttttcgAAAACACTGTCATGGCTATGCAAACCGGAGTAGGTTTGTCGAAGATCTTGATCTTAGCCGGCGCCG GTTATACGGGTACTGTCCTCCTGAAAAACGGTAAATTATTGGACATATTAGGCGAATTGCAG TCACTGGTGAAGGGACTCGAAAAATCGGGGGAGCAAGCTAATGATTCAGATGCACTTCTAGCTCAG GTGCGTCGTTTGTCAACGGGAATGGGGATTCTGGCg GAAAAGTACGTATTCAAACACACCCGGCCAAAAAGACTAAAATCACTTAGAATTTATGAGTCACATGTTGGAATGAGTAGCCCA GAGAAGGTTTCTTTACATGTGCAGTCTTCTATTCGTCAAA GGATTAGGACCTTATTCAACCAGcataaaaaaagttga
- the LOC105794473 gene encoding nardilysin-like isoform X1, with amino-acid sequence MKLVVIGGESLDILQHWVVELFSEIRQGSQGKPEFKVEGPVWKAGKLYRLEAVKDVHILELRWALPCLLQAYLKKPEDYLAHLLGHDFRIEMDFQLGGCIEPGEGYDK; translated from the exons ATGAAGTTAGTGGTAATTGGTGGTG AGTCTTTGGATATACTTCAGCACTGGGTTGTTGAATTATTTTCTGAAATCAGACAAGGTTCTCAAGGAAAGCCAGAGTTTAAGGTGGAAGGTCCTGTCTGGAAAGCTGGTAAACTTTACAGGTTAGAGGCAGTTAAGGATGTCCATATCCTTGAATTAAGGTGGGCACTGCCTTGTCTTTTGCAAGCGTATCTGAAGAAACCAGAAGATTATCTGGCTCATCTTCTTGGCCATG ATTTCAGAATTGAGATGGATTTCCAGCTTGGAGGATGTATAGAGCCTGGAGAAGGTTATGATAAATAA